In Verrucomicrobiota bacterium, the genomic stretch CAAAACAACAAAAAACAAAACAAAAAAACATTTACACAATTATATTTACAAAACCGGCAATCGGCGCGCATGAACACTTCGGTTTTAAATCCTACTGTCAAATCCTACTATCCAAACGGCCATAACCTTGCTAATCTCCTCCCATGAACACCGTTTTATCTCCAAGTAAAACCACGCATCACGGCCTGCTTATTTGCGCTTTGAGCCTGTTGACTGCCAGTCTAGCCACCGGAGCTCCGAAGTCCTCCCTGCCGGAAATTGGAATTGCCACCTACACTTTCCGAAACTTCACCGTGGCGGAAGCTATTCAAAAAACCAAAGAAGTCGGAGCATCAGTGATCGAATTCCATCTTTGGCAAAAACTCAGCCCAGCCCACAGTAACCAACAGTTCAACGTCAACACCCTCGGAGCTGATCAGGACTGGCTCAAGGGGCGGTTGGTAGAAGCAGGGATCAAGCCCGTGAATGCCCACACCCAGAATCCTGCCGCAGGAACGGACCCCGAAGTACATTGGCGCAAGGCGTTCACCATGGCCAAGCGTTTAGGCCTTCGCGCATTGACAGGCGAACCGCCGGGCGACCAACTCGATTTGGTGGAAAAACTGGTGAAGGAGTTTGATATCCAGTTCTGTTATCATAATCATCCCAAAGATCCCAAAAAGCCGG encodes the following:
- a CDS encoding sugar phosphate isomerase/epimerase; its protein translation is MNTVLSPSKTTHHGLLICALSLLTASLATGAPKSSLPEIGIATYTFRNFTVAEAIQKTKEVGASVIEFHLWQKLSPAHSNQQFNVNTLGADQDWLKGRLVEAGIKPVNAHTQNPAAGTDPEVHWRKAFTMAKRLGLRALTGEPPGDQLDLVEKLVKEFDIQFCYHNHPKDPKKPDYKNWDPALVLSLLKNRDPRMGVSLDTGHLGRSGLDAVKATRLLQGHILSVHLKDAKEATPESIDVPYGQGVSNIKGVLAELKRQKYTSYLAVEYEQISEHTMDDVKYCIQFMRDNWK